The following proteins are encoded in a genomic region of Cercospora beticola chromosome 8, complete sequence:
- a CDS encoding uncharacterized protein (antiSMASH:Cluster_4), with the protein MDAAGHVLFHAADLVLRQATETTDTATGTSSATATSMAAAEKTPRPGFYKIVGIVLAVASGLFIGSSFVIKKVGLLKANVKYQEEAGEGYGYLKNAWWWLGMTLMIVGEICNFVAYAFTDAILVTPLGAISVVVCAVLSWWILKERLSFVGWVACFLCIVGSVVITLNAPEQSAVSNIQEMQSYVIAPGFLVFAGVILVGCACVAFFVAPKYGKKSMMVYLTICSLIGGLSVVATQGLGATIIAAIGGEQQFNKWFTYVLLVFVICTLLTEIIYLNKALNIFNAALVTPTYYVYFTSSTIITSAVLFRGFHGTTNQIIDVVMGFLTICSGVVLLQLAKSAKEVPETKILTSDMDQIRAAAEVEEPEYEPRADTIRGGAGIIRALSKARTKREADEAKRIHEERMEPIGENEIVEWDGLRRRKTVSTQGGSIHRPRTAHPPLGMSQFPDDVSEPESEVHPGFFGRIGRTITQRRERGHSPVALDNVANDKQGAREHVYTRPGSQRQVDGHDDDDTEYKGAGSGSHIHFSDQVSERDRADSQSSSLAPPRPPPHGSGNRPGTAASRSFSFQNVFSRNRAESGATDGPRPISRGALSFTSRGSQSREYPRARAETEEERLGLVHGDSHKALPVYTEEIEEQERRSDSSEWQVTSGASSSPEVLSTSGDLGAGGRRRRDDFDDDDEDDLYDSHVRREDSGGTGRSGRAFV; encoded by the exons ATGGACGCCGCCGGCCATGTTCTCTTCCACGCCGCCGACCTCGTCCTGCGCCAGGCCACCGAGACGACAGACACCGCAACGGGTACGAGTTCGGCAACGGCTACATCTatggcagctgcagaaaAGACGCCCAGGCCCGGCTTCTACAAGATTGTGGGCATTGTGCTCGCCGTGGCATCTGGCCTGTTCATCGGCAGCTCCTTTGTTATCAAGAAGGTGGGCTTGCTGAAAGCTAATGTCAAATACCAAGAGGAAGCGGGCGAGGGCTATGGATATCTCAAAAATGCCTGGTGGTGGTTGGGCATGACTTTGATGATCGTCGGCGAGATTTGCAACTTTGTCGCCTATGCCTTCACAGACGCCATCTTGGTCACTCCACTGGGCGCCATATCCGTCGTTGTGTGTGCTGTTCTGTCTTGGTGGATTTTGAAAGAGCGCCTGAGCTTCGTGGGTTGGGTCGCCTGTTTCCTCTGTATCGTTGGATCCGTTGTCATCACGCTTAATGCGCCAGAGCAATCGGCTGTGTCCAACATTCAGGAGATGCAGAGCTACGTGATCGCCCCAGGATTTCTTGTTTTCGCTGGAGTCATCCTTGTCGGTTGCGCGtgcgtcgccttcttcgtggcACCAAAATACGGGAAGAAGAGCATGATGGTCTACCTCACCATCTGCAGCTTGATCGGCGGCCTGAGTGTGGTGGCGACTCAAGGCCTTGGAGCAACCATTATTGCGGCCATCGGGGGTGAACAACAGTTCAACAAGTGGTTCACATATGTgctgctcgtcttcgtcatctgcACGCTCCTGACCGAGATCATTTATCTCAAT AAAGCTTTGAACATCTTCAATGCAGCACTAGTCACGCCTACCTACTACGTCTACTTCACGTCGTCGACCATAATCACATCGGCCGTGTTGTTCCGTGGCTTTCATGGCACGACCAACCAGATCATTGATGTGGTCATGGGTTTCCTCACCATCTGTTCGGGCGTCGTGTTGCTACAATTGGCAAAATCGGCCAAGGAAGTACCTGAAACGAAGATTCTGACCAGCGACATGGATCAAATCAGAGCCGCAGCCGAGGTAGAGGAACCAGAGTATGAGCCTCGCGCAGACACTAttcgtggtggtgctggaaTCATCCGAGCTCTGAGTaaggcgaggacgaagagagaAGCCGACGAAGCGAAGCGAATCCACGAGGAGCGCATGGAACCCATTGGCGAGAACGAGATCGTGGAGTGGGATGGACTGCGACGAAGAAAGACCGTCTCCACGCAGGGCGGGTCAATACATCGGCCCAGAACTGCACATCCTCCTCTTGGCATGTCACAATTCCCAGACGATGTTAGCGAACCTGAAAGTGAAGTGCACCCGGGCTTTTTCGGTCGCATAGGCAGAACGATTACTCAACGACGGGAGCGAGGACATAGCCCTGTGGCTCTCGACAACGTGGCGAACGACAAGCAAGGAGCGCGAGAGCATGTTTACACACGACCTGGGAGTCAGCGACAAGTGGACGgccacgacgatgacgacacCGAGTATAAGGGAGCCGGAAGCGGCTCGCATATACACTTCTCTGACCAAGTCAGCGAACGAGACCGGGCGGATTCGCAATCTAGCAGTCTTGCGCCTCCGCGACCGCCTCCGCATGGCAGCGGTAATCGACCTGGTACTGCTGCGAGTCGCTCGTTCTCATTCCAGAACGTTTTCTCTCGCAATAGAGCCGAATCAGGCGCCACCGACGGACCCAGGCCCATTAGCAGAGGCGCCTTATCCTTCACAAGCCGAGGCAGTCAAAGTCGAGAATACCCAAGAGCTCGCGCCGAgacagaagaagaacgatTGGGCCTAGTACATGGCGACTCTCACAAAGCTCTACCAGTATACACAGAAGAAATCGAAGAACAAGAACGAAGAAGTGACAGTTCCGAATGGCAAGTCACATCTGGCGCGAGCTCGAGCCCGGAAGTTTTGAGCACGAGCGGCGACCTTGGAGCCGGCGGCCGCAGACGACGCGATGattttgatgatgatgacgaagatgatcttTATGATTCGCACGTGCGACGAGAAGATAGTGGAGGGACGGGGAGAAGTGGAAGGGCATTTGTCTAG